A single region of the Eleginops maclovinus isolate JMC-PN-2008 ecotype Puerto Natales chromosome 4, JC_Emac_rtc_rv5, whole genome shotgun sequence genome encodes:
- the LOC134862865 gene encoding mesoderm posterior protein 2-like: MDVSYCSPLQLQDNSFFFDSIMDQPYNPMAFDPASDPGYFSAGSSLSPTSSVDSFCFSPNAFQTNEPNPLDCFVFKSPAVPQQKAQTLPTSTTKKSRSRYPGKKRQTASDREKHRMRDLTKSLNHLRNYLPETVAPAGQALTKIDTLRLTIRYISYLSAQLGLSEEVLEQKASGSVQEPQNLQQFLGHPTASYTQQEADFTSTSTTPMQPSYQVSNGPCFTSEQYWHLQNAAFSGHC, translated from the exons ATGGATGTTTCCTACTGCTCCCCTCTGCAGCTCCAGGACAACTCCTTCTTCTTTGACTCCATCATGGACCAACCTTACAACCCTATGGCCTTCGATCCAGCTTCGGATCCTGGGTACTTCAGCGCCGGAAgctccctctctcccacatCCTCTGTGGACTCCTTTTGCTTCTCCCCCAACGCCTTCCAGACGAACGAGCCAAACCCTTTGGACTGTTTCGTCTTCAAGAGCCCAGCAGTTCCTCAACAAAAGGCCCAAACTCTTCCTACCTCCACGACAAAGAAATCCAGGTCCAGATACCCGGGCAAGAAGCGCCAGACAGCCAGCGACAGGGAGAAGCATAGGATGAGGGATCTGACCAAGTCCCTGAACCACCTGAGGAACTACCTGCCTGAAACAGTGGCTCCAGCCGGGCAGGCCCTGACCAAAATTGACACTCTGCGCCTCACCATCCGCTACATCTCCTACCTGTCGGCGCAGCTTGGCCTCAGCGAGGAGGTGCTAGAGCAGAAAGCATCAGGATCCGTGCAGGAACCCCAAAACctgcagcagttcctgggaCATCCGACAGCGAGCTACACCCAACAGGAGGCAGACTTTACCTCCACGAGCACGACCCCAATGCAGCCCTCTTACCAG GTTTCAAACGGACCTTGCTTCACCAGCGAACAGTACTGGCATCTTCAGAACGCAGCGTTCTCCGGACACTGCTGA